ATTATCGTTACTAAGCATGCTAAATTTAACAGATAagttgaatttaaataatcctACGAATGGCAATAAAAATAACGGTTCAGACGATGAAGAACCAGATGAAATAGAACTAAATGAAACCTTCTCAAAATTAGCTTCCTCGGTTGGTATTGAATTTTGCATTATTATAGATCAATGTAATGAAAATTCATCTCTCGAAGGCCAGCAAATTGCAACAACAGCAGACCAGCAAATCATAGAACAAGTTGCTCCATTAGTATTGAATTTCATGAATAACGATTATGATTCGGTAACTGAACaaacattttcatttataaatcaatatttaacaATACTAAAACGATTATTTGCTCTAGGTGGTAAACCAGGCTCAGCTGTGgcaattaattcaaaaagaCAACCATTAGATATTAATCACGAAAAATTTTTGGTACaactaattcaaatttgttttaaaaaaatgagaaTCGATGATTCCACCACTGAAGATATGGTTGATGCTATTGATGAGTTTAGTGATACTATAAGAtctaaattaaaagttATCCAGGATAATATTGTACTAATTAATccaaatttatatttggaGAATATTTCAAACAATATTTCTTCAGCTCTAATGAACTTAAACTCAAATACCTTGAACTGGAGAGATATAGAGTTAGCCATTTATCAAATGCATAATCTGTGCGaaagtattaaaaataatttgtttgGTTTAAATAAGTCTGATATTTACCATTCAGAACCATGGAATAGGATgagtaaatttttattaatgctAATGGACAATACtgttattttccaaatcaatAATCAATACATtcaaattctattttttgAGTTAATTGTGAAGCACAATACATTTTTACCAAACGGTGGTAATAATGTTAAGGATGATATTGTAATCATCAACATTTTTTGTTCAAATTTTGGTATGTTTAATAATGTGGAAAAAGTTAGACATAGGTCCTGGTATTTATTTTCGAGATTTATCAAAACTATAAAACCGAAACTAAGTACTGATATTCTAAATGAAATGATTATTAAGTTAGGTCCGTTATTAACGATCAAAGCAAACCTATCGAAATCTGAGACCTCAACATCCAATAACAATGAGATATTTGACCTCACTTTTGATAATCAactttatatatttgaaagtATTGGTATTTTAATTGGCTCAAATTCAgataacaattttaatataattgacAGCATTTTATCACCATTATATCAAGAATTAGAACGTTGCATTTCAACACAATTACAAACTCCCGAAATTATTTACCAATCTCATCATATTCTGATGTCAATTGGTACCTTTACGCGTGGTATTCATTATGGTATTGTACCTGAAAACCAAGttaacaattttttgataaataatcatcatgaggaaaataataaattagtggttaataaaattttaatcgaaaaaatttctaatgTTGCTGAGGTTGTTTTGGttacattttcattttttaataaatttgagATTATTAGAGATGCATCAAGATTTACATTTTCAAGAttaattccaattttaaataaaattattgttcCATTCACAAATAAACTAATTATACTATTTTTAGAATCTGACTTAAAAGTAGTTGAAATGATTGACTTCTTAAGTTTCTTGGGGCAATTTGTTCATATGTTTAACAAAGAGGAAGAATGCTTTAATctattcaataatttattgatttcaATCATTGAAAAGatacatttaataatggataccttaattaatgaagaaaaaattgaagctACGGggaatatttctaaaaacaatgagaataatgatattaacaGATCAAATTCCAATAACAACACAGGAACTCCAACTAAGAATAGCGTTGTAATCACTGATTCATTTAGAGATCAagtattattgaaaaaagcTTATTTTACATTTCTACAATCATTTGTAGCTAATAATATCACCAGCATTTTATTAACAGAGAGgaattgtaaaatattaccaTTAGTATTCAAAGATATCTTAGATGTAACACCAAAGattattgaagaaagtTCATTTATGAAAGTTTccttaaatttattaataaatttactaAAGAAAATTGGATCAGGCAAATATACAGATGctaatgataaatataaaaactttattatcaaCGAAACCATTGATGGATTAgatgattatttaataatgaatatagtGCCAATGATTTTCGAAATACCTTTCAACaatgaatataaatttaatattaaggaTAGTAATTCCAGAATTATTGCAATTGATCTTTCGAAAATCTTAACTGAATTGGTTAAACAGAATATGGACACTAATAATGGTGATATcgataataacaatatatcaaattcaaatgttgAAAACAATCGATgtgtaaaatatttgattgaaatatatttaccTGGCATTCAATTtccaaatgatttaatCATGGATTTGGTTAGTAAGCTAATTAATCAAAACGGAAAGTCATttgagaaatattttattgatttaattacTAGATTAAAGCAAtagatttatatattaagagataataattttacagCAAATCAGCTCATTTaagatattaatgaaattttgataaCCGGAACCAATCCCAGATTTAGGGATTCGCCACTTTTATAGGAAGCTATTACTAagtatttcaaataaatattagcATACACTCAATAACTACTAGCATGCATTAAAAACCATTAGCACAATTTACGCTACTTAAATGGTGAAATTATATCAGAAACCAAAACAAGTGTGATTATTACTGCTAATGTTAGaagtaatattaaatacaaCCGAAACTGTTAGATATgtatataattttcataTGGAAAATCTTGTTAccaatatttataatatacaatattatagtaataatgaaaattgttTCTTATTTCTAATACCAGTTTTATGAATAGTtcctaaaaaaataaaatacaattaCATATTAATTGACGATAGTGAGAATAGAAATAATGAAACAGTGCAAAGtaaaaagaacaaaaaaaaatctatagAAACATGGTAGAATGTATTAGTACGTACGTtgctttaatattaatatagttgagaaatatttaataataaagtgatcaattgaatattttcgTTGGAACCATTAGttaattttgaatctaTATCAAATAGTAAATACGatacattatttttgaattttgtatctgaatttgaatttataatataataatcatGCAATTGTAAGATCACTGCTGAAGCTGAATAGCCtaattttacaatattattgtttgtaAATTcgataatttcatttaagtttttatttgaaatcttATCCACCAAGTTTGTTATTACTACATCTGGAACAATCCCTgctaattcatcaattctAGCAGAAGTGATTGGTCCATCTAATGAGAAATTAGAGGCTGATTGTAGAAGTGTTATTGATCTTCTTAAATCACCATTTGCGATTTGCAAtagatttttataaaaGTCATTATTTATCTCATCATTTTCcacatttaaattttcattttttgaaataaattttaatctttcgatggcattatcattatttagaGATTTGAATCTAAACTTTGTACATCTGGAAGCCAAGGGATCGATGATACGTGTGACATAATTACAAATCAAACAAAATCTTGTTATATTTGAGTATTTTTCCATGGTTCTTCTTAATGCAGATTGAGCATCTGAAGTCATCGAATCAGCTTCATCtaagataataattttataagGTGGACAAGGgtatttttctaaatcgTCTTTACTTGGctttgaaataattaattttgcaaaattcttaattttcttaCGAACTATATTAATACCACGTTCATCAGAAGCATTCAATTCAAGTATtcttgaattaattaaGTTTGGGCCATATAATTCCTTTGTCATAGCTAAGATTGTAGAGGTTTTACCTGTACCTGGTGGACCATAGAATAACATATGAGGCAAATTAGAtgtttgtaaattttttttaagaacAGAGACAGTGTGATCTTGGGAGTACACATCGTCTAAAGATTTTGgtctatatttttcaacCCATGGCTGAGtgttatttgaatttgaatcgTTTAATTTCTGACGTTTGTTTAAACTGGACATGTTGAAAATGAAtgtgtatttttatttctttttttactaCAAAGTTTATCGATAATTTAAAGCTAATAATACCAGATATGAACACTTACTAATACAAACAATGCAATAGCTTTTATCGAACCATTAGCACCAAGAATTAGGctttttaaagaattccATTTGGGCttacaatattatttttttttcatattagttaatattatatgtaTAAAAACGGACGAAAATTAAGCGGAAAATTCAACCTTTTTTACGcgttaaatatttcattacttaaaaaaaaaaaaataaaaactaGATAAAATCGATGACCTGGTAACTTGCAAAagtaaaatttgaaatatcaaCTAAAATAGCCTAGTGTAACGTATAAAATTCCAACAGttaaaatacaatatataaaaaaatgtccGAGCTTTTTGATGACGTATGGTCAGATTCATCTTCTTTTGATTCGTCCCCAAACTCAACAGAACAATACAATGATGAACCCACCAACAATACATCCTCTACTAATACCCAATATCCGCCAGATATCCGTAAATTACGTGAATTACACTCTAAAAGAGGTTATTTAGATGGTATTGTTGCATCTAAGGAAACTAAACTACAAACAGGGTTTAACGAAGGATTTCCCACTGGTGCAGCTTTGGGGTTACATGCTGGACGTGTTGCAGGTACTGCTCAAATGCTAGCGATTCTGCATCCTTCTGAACAAGCTAGTCGTGAGATTCTGTCACGTGCTGCAACGTGCTTGCACGTGAGCCGGGTTTTGACAGCAAGCCATTTTGATCCAATGCTAGATCTTAAAACATCGCCAGAAGAACATCCAGCTATAAAAGAGGCTCAGAAACAAGTAGATGATTTACAACAAACTTTGTGAGAAAAGGGCTTGATAAGTACTGAAgacaaattattatcatcattggGAATGACAACACCTGTTAGAAAGGCCACTTTGAACATTGCTTGCTTGCAATTGAATTCTCAACCTTTTCATCTTGATGACACATTACAAAGAGCTCATAGTTTATTGACCAAATGGCAAGCACAAGCTGATTTTAAGAAGCCAGATATAGTGGTTTTTTCAGAGTTTGCATTGACAGGCTATAATTTCAACTCAAGAAAAGAGATTCTGCCGTATACGGAGACTTCTAATAGTGGAgtatcatttgaattagcCAAGAAAATTTCATTGAAATTTGGTTGTTATACAATTATCGGCTATCCAGAATATCATAAGAACAACAATACTCccaataatagtaatagtaacAGTAATGGTAATAGTGCAAGTATTAATACTAGTAATGAAATGACAAATAATCTAGATAAAGATAATgctattttatataattcagCAAATGTAGTCTCGCCCAAGGGTCATTCAATCTTCAATTATAGGAAATCTTTCTTATATGACACTGATTACCTTTGGGGGTGTCAAGAAAACCCAAATGGGTTCCAATCATTAAAACTAGAATTTCC
The window above is part of the Henningerozyma blattae CBS 6284 chromosome 2, complete genome genome. Proteins encoded here:
- the LOS1 gene encoding Ran GTPase-binding protein LOS1 (similar to Saccharomyces cerevisiae LOS1 (YKL205W); ancestral locus Anc_1.519), with product MLERLKEVIALANNPTTDQATKKQALDYLEQLKQDPENGTKLFTTLLTEESNNDLNKFVALQFINDIVVSMQNDYNKLDSIKAVMLDFIMQKINNNTNDPEYFKNKVAETFTRLFYYMYGPNFNGNQWNTFFSDLINVFQIQSLLENTIPSNFSLLGLDYFNRICLSINSEIADQTFARPKQIQLKNNDLKDSMRAHDVPILTTIWLNGLKALAPSNTTNSSNKSNSESVSLILACIGAFVSWIEISLIVTPEYIQAIYGYLDFPPTKISCANCLCEIISKKMKPVDKLSLLSMLNLTDKLNLNNPTNGNKNNGSDDEEPDEIELNETFSKLASSVGIEFCIIIDQCNENSSLEGQQIATTADQQIIEQVAPLVLNFMNNDYDSVTEQTFSFINQYLTILKRLFALGGKPGSAVAINSKRQPLDINHEKFLVQLIQICFKKMRIDDSTTEDMVDAIDEFSDTIRSKLKVIQDNIVLINPNLYLENISNNISSALMNLNSNTLNWRDIELAIYQMHNLCESIKNNLFGLNKSDIYHSEPWNRMSKFLLMLMDNTVIFQINNQYIQILFFELIVKHNTFLPNGGNNVKDDIVIINIFCSNFGMFNNVEKVRHRSWYLFSRFIKTIKPKLSTDILNEMIIKLGPLLTIKANLSKSETSTSNNNEIFDLTFDNQLYIFESIGILIGSNSDNNFNIIDSILSPLYQELERCISTQLQTPEIIYQSHHILMSIGTFTRGIHYGIVPENQVNNFLINNHHEENNKLVVNKILIEKISNVAEVVLVTFSFFNKFEIIRDASRFTFSRLIPILNKIIVPFTNKLIILFLESDLKVVEMIDFLSFLGQFVHMFNKEEECFNLFNNLLISIIEKIHLIMDTLINEEKIEATGNISKNNENNDINRSNSNNNTGTPTKNSVVITDSFRDQVLLKKAYFTFLQSFVANNITSILLTERNCKILPLVFKDILDVTPKIIEESSFMKVSLNLLINLLKKIGSGKYTDANDKYKNFIINETIDGLDDYLIMNIVPMIFEIPFNNEYKFNIKDSNSRIIAIDLSKILTELVKQNMDTNNGDIDNNNISNSNVENNRCVKYLIEIYLPGIQFPNDLIMDLVSKLINQNGKSFEKYFIDLITRLKQ
- the RFC2 gene encoding replication factor C subunit 2 (similar to Saccharomyces cerevisiae RFC2 (YJR068W); ancestral locus Anc_1.517) is translated as MSSLNKRQKLNDSNSNNTQPWVEKYRPKSLDDVYSQDHTVSVLKKNLQTSNLPHMLFYGPPGTGKTSTILAMTKELYGPNLINSRILELNASDERGINIVRKKIKNFAKLIISKPSKDDLEKYPCPPYKIIILDEADSMTSDAQSALRRTMEKYSNITRFCLICNYVTRIIDPLASRCTKFRFKSLNNDNAIERLKFISKNENLNVENDEINNDFYKNLLQIANGDLRRSITLLQSASNFSLDGPITSARIDELAGIVPDVVITNLVDKISNKNLNEIIEFTNNNIVKLGYSASAVILQLHDYYIINSNSDTKFKNNVSYLLFDIDSKLTNGSNENIQLITLLLNISQLY
- the YAE1 gene encoding Yae1p (similar to Saccharomyces cerevisiae YAE1 (YJR067C); ancestral locus Anc_1.516), producing the protein MSELFDDVWSDSSSFDSSPNSTEQYNDEPTNNTSSTNTQYPPDIRKLRELHSKRGYLDGIVASKETKLQTGFNEGFPTGAALGLHAGRVAGTAQMLAILHPSEQASREILSRAATCLHVSRVLTASHFDPMLDLKTSPEEHPAIKEAQKQVDDLQQTL